In the Candidatus Thermoplasmatota archaeon genome, CGAGATTAGGATTGACAGGAAGTCAAGACCTTATCGGATCATCCCTAAGAAGTAATCCCAAGAAGACGTGATTCATGGCCCGGACCCGGATTATAGCCCAGAATTTACCCCTAATTAAAACTGCCAGCTATAATCTTCAAAGCCAAATGCAGATCAGACTACTACGGGATTCTTTGATGGTAAAGAAATGAGCCAGTCATCGAGGTCCAACGTCGGTGGGATTCGAACCCTATGATTAGCATCGGCCAGCCGATGACACTGGATGCAGCCCTTGGACTCCCGGTTGTCTATAGCAAGTGCTCTATCAAGATCCGTATCCCGATCAATATGAGGATAAGGCCGCCAAAAATCTTGATCTTCTTGCCAAAGATGCTTCCCATCCTTGAACCGAATATGAACCCCAGATAAGATAGCATGAGGGTTACGGTCCCAATGATCAGGACTGGGATTAAGATGGGTGTTTCCAAGAATGCGAAACTGAGACCGACCATCAAAGCATCTATGCTGGTCGCAGCCGCGAGAACGAGTGCTGCGAATATTGTAACATCTTCTTCCTTACCATCTTCACTTTTCGTTGAGTCGTAGATCATCTTTGCGCCAATGAACCCGAGTAGTCCAAATGCGATCCAATGGTCGACTCCCATGATTATGTCCCTTAAACCTAAACCTGCAAACCAGCCGATTACGGGCATCAGCGCCTGAAACCCTCCAAAAAGAGAAGCTAATAGGATTGCAGATCTTCTTCTGTTCTTATTTACAGATATTCCTTTTGCAATTGAAACTGCGAAAGCATCCATGGATAGCCCAATCGCAATTAGAATCACCGTAACGAAATCCATCATTTCACCAGTTGGTCCACCTAGAACGATGAGAGAAGCTCATCTATGATTCCTATTCCAATGTTGAAGGACCTCATCCTGCGCTCAGGAGTTGTGAGATATAATTACTGAATATAATCACTTCGGGGGTACTGAATGATGGTCTTCTGAACCCTCCATGCATACAAACGCGGCTGCATACGTCGTCTCGAAACATGGTGTGATAGGATTGACCAAGAACGCGACAATCGAATACGCCACAAGAGGCATTCGTGTCAATGCGGGCTGTCAGGGCTTTATGGACACGCCAAGACTGAACCGTGTGGGTATAACAACAAACACGGAAACCGAGAGGGCAATTGCCGAAGCACATCCGATGAGACGTCTCTGGAAACCAGACGAGAGCGCTGCTCTTGTAGTCTAGCTTCTCGGTCAGGAATCCTCGTTCGTTACCGGTGCAGCAGTCGCCGTTGACGGTGGGCGCGTCTATATCTGACATTCAACGTCGAATTGTCATAGAGCACAATTGACCTGCGAAGCTAACATCAATATTGTTCGCGAAATTAAAATGTGCGAGGGCCCGGATTTGAACCTTGGCAATGCCGTCACGATACGGCAACCAGCATCCTTCGGAGCGCCCGTCTAGCCGAATCCGGAGGTGGCTTCACAGGGAAACAATCAACTCGACCTGATCGCCATCCTTGAGACCCAACGACCGCCTCAGATGATACTTGCAGATGACCTCTATGATATCCGTGTGATGGGACCTGACCGGAAGCACGACCGCGCATTCCATGTTATGTATCGTAGCGAGAAAACACTTCACGTCTCCGAAAGTCCTGCCCTCTTTCTCGAACCCCTTGATCAGGATGCCCTCGGACTTCCTCATGATGTCGAGTTTAGGAAGCTCAGGGTCCGCCAGCCTCAGGTTTAGTGTCCCCTCAAACGGCTTGAACCACAGCTTCTTCTGGAATTGGTCGGCGTAGGCCTCCTGGTTGACGTAGTATTGTCCCTCACCAAGACCAGAAGCCACACTCCCGATTATGACCAGGTGGTCCTTCATCTCGAA is a window encoding:
- a CDS encoding manganese efflux pump MntP family protein; the protein is MDFVTVILIAIGLSMDAFAVSIAKGISVNKNRRRSAILLASLFGGFQALMPVIGWFAGLGLRDIIMGVDHWIAFGLLGFIGAKMIYDSTKSEDGKEEDVTIFAALVLAAATSIDALMVGLSFAFLETPILIPVLIIGTVTLMLSYLGFIFGSRMGSIFGKKIKIFGGLILILIGIRILIEHLL
- a CDS encoding SDR family oxidoreductase — protein: MHTNAAAYVVSKHGVIGLTKNATIEYATRGIRVNAGCQGFMDTPRLNRVGITTNTETERAIAEAHPMRRLWKPDESAALVV
- a CDS encoding DUF120 domain-containing protein, whose translation is MHEKQIATLKHIALMGGVHDYIAISSRELGNVLEISQQSASKKILELLGDGLIERDLGARRQRIKLTDKGFDLLRKEYSDYQRIFEMKDHLVIIGSVASGLGEGQYYVNQEAYADQFQKKLWFKPFEGTLNLRLADPELPKLDIMRKSEGILIKGFEKEGRTFGDVKCFLATIHNMECAVVLPVRSHHTDIIEVICKYHLRRSLGLKDGDQVELIVSL